A stretch of the Hippoglossus hippoglossus isolate fHipHip1 chromosome 1, fHipHip1.pri, whole genome shotgun sequence genome encodes the following:
- the LOC117766902 gene encoding phosphoinositide 3-kinase regulatory subunit 6 isoform X2, whose translation MTNKAPWDRSTCSMEPTAGCSPTVSEAELYRSIQALLPRETDNQQPIDCFNKGMLRWTLHKKVQNNPANSLSLVWVLIKELEKAERWDSRKCIIPLLHTLMYAIVQTAYIPDELYKRVYDFCKKLMTYPHPYCSVGLSYTRQIKTERSTPGLMYQRRVTAEQGLKNDHYPIQERVFVLADPDVFSGSLGQVLLEDIEASASASGGYTSPVDVMRGVVQHSIQAALGSERCHGPKLAQALKDMGQDIEPYFQEVLATLEQSAEDGGRGERGALRGRLLQLYSDILTHTVTDPLPGGSLCDCPLPNPEMSFHLWTEELDIWREVGKWFRSSSSLEQFSLSQEQEDFDLGESLSDLMTSDMTRFSILSNDSGIERDLPPGSDPSPSSSMDTASMSASWEQFKSEQESGRLSRRKAFKMKPTMKDSMVLMQDTLEEHASLGGGGRGGRKGTTLQRRAGSSAMQSASTKQPRHLTARLVAMGDDRVLGRLAKAYYVFRKREARRLFLTMKVNLQFYYIPVCKTPTHISSVKENHSIGHFLGNPCSLGSYLSTVDPWYNCNIKSLGSMIPKLAKMQQANPGRPKEPFISDVISYYVRTGQQPVYFSIYFVKLTFKGMTKEPVEDVFLTHLEMEFPEFRQVSASVRDKPRRSSGEFFGAVVSMNYKKVTLSGRDVDKGISVRTSGAQINTLPSSEAEDLNCLTLTMNESPTKTKNSGVSKIRASNIKIRTLESRSFTITLDRDSQRTYRDVQSIEISPCLDPGYCIQKTIRSKFSLGEDKNAGLSKYMSKELHLPINTFAGIIN comes from the exons gcaTGCTGAGGTGGACGCTTCATAAGAAGGTTCAAAACAATCCTGCCAACAGCTTATCTCTGGTGTGGGTGCTGATTAAGGAATTGGAAAAG gctGAGCGATGGGATTCTCGCAAATGCATCATCCCTCTGCTCCACACTCTCATGTATGCCATCGTCCAG ACAGCCTACATTCCAGATGAGCTCTACAAGCGGGTTTACGACTTTTGCAAGAAACTCATGACGTACCCTCACCCTTACTGCTCCGTAGGCCTCAGCTACACGAGGCAAATAAAAACCGAACGCTCCACTCCAG GTCTGATGTACCAGAGGAGGGTCACAGCAGAGCAGGGGCTAAAAAATGACCACTATCCCATTCAGGAGAG AGTTTTTGTTTTGGCCGACCCAGACGTCTTCTCTGGTTCCCTGGGACAAGTCCTGCTGGAGGACATTGAGGCGTCTGCGTCAGCCTCAGGTGGATATACCAGTCCTGTAGATGTCATGCGCGGCGTGGTCCAGCACTCCATCCAGGCTGCTTTGGGCTCCGAACGGTGCCACGGGCCGAAACTGGCTCAGGCCCTGAAG GACATGGGCCAAGACATTGAGCCGTACTTTCAGGAAGTGCTGGCGACTCTAGAGCAGAGCGCGGAGGATGGCggcagaggggagaggggagcgCTGAGAGGCCGTCTTCTGCAGCTGTACAGTGACATCCTCACCCACACAGTCACAG aCCCATTGCCCGGAGGTTCGCTGTGTGACTGCCCTCTTCCTAACCCAGAGATGAGCTTCCACCTGTGGACGGAGGAACTGGATATCT GGCGAGAGGTGGGCAAGTGGTTTCGATCCAGCTCCTCCTTGGAGCAGTTCTCCCTCAGCCAGGAGCAGGAGGACTTTGACCTGGGGGAGTCGCTAAGCGACCTGATGACATCGGACATGACTCGTTTCTCCATCCTGTCCAATGACAGCGGCATCGAAAGAGACCTGCCCCCCGGTTCGGACCCCTCGCCGTCATCATCTATGGACACTGCCAGCATGAGTGCATCATGGGAACAATTCAAAAG TGAGCAAGAGTCAGGACGGCTGTCACGCCGCAAGGCATTCAAGATGAAACCAACAATGAAGGACAGTATGGTGCTGATGCAGGACACGCTGGAGGAGCACGCCAGTctaggtggaggagggaggggaggaagaaaagggacGACTCTACAGAGGCGGGCGGGGAGCTCGGCGATGCAGAGCGCCTCCACCAAGCAGCCGAGACACTTAACTGCCAGACTAGTCGCCATGGGCGATGACCGAGTACTGGGCCGACTGGCCAAGGCCTACTATGTCTTCAG GAAAAGGGAAGCGCGCCGGCTTTTTCTCACAATGAAAGTCAACCTCCAGTTTTACTACATCCCTGTTTGCAAGACTCCGACTCACATCTCCTCTGTCAAG GAAAACCACTCCATCGGTCACTTCCTGGGGAATCCCTGCTCTCTCGGTTCGTACCTGAGCACGGTGGACCCATGGTACAACTGTAACATCAAGAGTTTAGGCTCCATGATCCCCAAACTGGCTAAAATG CAACAGGCCAACCCAGGGAGGCCAAAAGAGCCCTTCATCTCTGATGTCATTTCCTACTACGTCCGCACCGGCCAGCAGCCTGTCTACTTCAGCATCTATTTCGTTAAG CTCACGTTCAAGGGCATGACCAAGGAGCCTGTTGAAGATGTGTTCCTCACCCACCTGGAGATGGAGTTTCCTGAGTTCAGACAGGTCTCGGCATCAGTCCGAG ATAAACCGAGGAGGAGCTCAGGGGAGTTTTTTGGAGCTGTTGTCTCCATGAATTACAAAAAG GTGACATTAAGCGGCAGAGACGTTGATAAAGGAATCTCTGTTAGGACGTCAGGCGCTCAGATCAACACTCTTCCCTCTAGTGAAGCAGAAG atcTGAACTGTTTGACTCTGACGATGAATGAATCTCCaaccaaaactaaaaacagcGGTGTG TCAAAGATTCGGGCCAGCAACATCAAGATTCGCACTTTGGAGAGTCGATCTTTCACCATCACACTGGACAGAGACTCTCAACGGACGTACAGAGACgtgcagag CATCGAGATCTCCCCGTGTCTTGATCCCGGATACTGCATCCAGAAAACCATCAGGTCCAAGTTCAGTCTGGGAGAGGACAAAAACGCAGGACTGAGCAAATACATGAGCAAAGAACTCCATCTACCAATCAACACGTTTGCTGGAATCATCAACTGA
- the LOC117766902 gene encoding phosphoinositide 3-kinase regulatory subunit 6 isoform X1, which yields MTNKAPWDRSTCSMEPTAGCSPTVSEAELYRSIQALLPRETDNQQPIDCFNKGMLRWTLHKKVQNNPANSLSLVWVLIKELEKAERWDSRKCIIPLLHTLMYAIVQTAYIPDELYKRVYDFCKKLMTYPHPYCSVGLSYTRQIKTERSTPGLMYQRRVTAEQGLKNDHYPIQERVFVLADPDVFSGSLGQVLLEDIEASASASGGYTSPVDVMRGVVQHSIQAALGSERCHGPKLAQALKDMGQDIEPYFQEVLATLEQSAEDGGRGERGALRGRLLQLYSDILTHTVTDPLPGGSLCDCPLPNPEMSFHLWTEELDIWREVGKWFRSSSSLEQFSLSQEQEDFDLGESLSDLMTSDMTRFSILSNDSGIERDLPPGSDPSPSSSMDTASMSASWEQFKSEQESGRLSRRKAFKMKPTMKDSMVLMQDTLEEHASLGGGGRGGRKGTTLQRRAGSSAMQSASTKQPRHLTARLVAMGDDRVLGRLAKAYYVFRKREARRLFLTMKVNLQFYYIPVCKTPTHISSVKENHSIGHFLGNPCSLGSYLSTVDPWYNCNIKSLGSMIPKLAKMQQANPGRPKEPFISDVISYYVRTGQQPVYFSIYFVKLTFKGMTKEPVEDVFLTHLEMEFPEFRQVSASVRADKPRRSSGEFFGAVVSMNYKKVTLSGRDVDKGISVRTSGAQINTLPSSEAEDLNCLTLTMNESPTKTKNSGVSKIRASNIKIRTLESRSFTITLDRDSQRTYRDVQSIEISPCLDPGYCIQKTIRSKFSLGEDKNAGLSKYMSKELHLPINTFAGIIN from the exons gcaTGCTGAGGTGGACGCTTCATAAGAAGGTTCAAAACAATCCTGCCAACAGCTTATCTCTGGTGTGGGTGCTGATTAAGGAATTGGAAAAG gctGAGCGATGGGATTCTCGCAAATGCATCATCCCTCTGCTCCACACTCTCATGTATGCCATCGTCCAG ACAGCCTACATTCCAGATGAGCTCTACAAGCGGGTTTACGACTTTTGCAAGAAACTCATGACGTACCCTCACCCTTACTGCTCCGTAGGCCTCAGCTACACGAGGCAAATAAAAACCGAACGCTCCACTCCAG GTCTGATGTACCAGAGGAGGGTCACAGCAGAGCAGGGGCTAAAAAATGACCACTATCCCATTCAGGAGAG AGTTTTTGTTTTGGCCGACCCAGACGTCTTCTCTGGTTCCCTGGGACAAGTCCTGCTGGAGGACATTGAGGCGTCTGCGTCAGCCTCAGGTGGATATACCAGTCCTGTAGATGTCATGCGCGGCGTGGTCCAGCACTCCATCCAGGCTGCTTTGGGCTCCGAACGGTGCCACGGGCCGAAACTGGCTCAGGCCCTGAAG GACATGGGCCAAGACATTGAGCCGTACTTTCAGGAAGTGCTGGCGACTCTAGAGCAGAGCGCGGAGGATGGCggcagaggggagaggggagcgCTGAGAGGCCGTCTTCTGCAGCTGTACAGTGACATCCTCACCCACACAGTCACAG aCCCATTGCCCGGAGGTTCGCTGTGTGACTGCCCTCTTCCTAACCCAGAGATGAGCTTCCACCTGTGGACGGAGGAACTGGATATCT GGCGAGAGGTGGGCAAGTGGTTTCGATCCAGCTCCTCCTTGGAGCAGTTCTCCCTCAGCCAGGAGCAGGAGGACTTTGACCTGGGGGAGTCGCTAAGCGACCTGATGACATCGGACATGACTCGTTTCTCCATCCTGTCCAATGACAGCGGCATCGAAAGAGACCTGCCCCCCGGTTCGGACCCCTCGCCGTCATCATCTATGGACACTGCCAGCATGAGTGCATCATGGGAACAATTCAAAAG TGAGCAAGAGTCAGGACGGCTGTCACGCCGCAAGGCATTCAAGATGAAACCAACAATGAAGGACAGTATGGTGCTGATGCAGGACACGCTGGAGGAGCACGCCAGTctaggtggaggagggaggggaggaagaaaagggacGACTCTACAGAGGCGGGCGGGGAGCTCGGCGATGCAGAGCGCCTCCACCAAGCAGCCGAGACACTTAACTGCCAGACTAGTCGCCATGGGCGATGACCGAGTACTGGGCCGACTGGCCAAGGCCTACTATGTCTTCAG GAAAAGGGAAGCGCGCCGGCTTTTTCTCACAATGAAAGTCAACCTCCAGTTTTACTACATCCCTGTTTGCAAGACTCCGACTCACATCTCCTCTGTCAAG GAAAACCACTCCATCGGTCACTTCCTGGGGAATCCCTGCTCTCTCGGTTCGTACCTGAGCACGGTGGACCCATGGTACAACTGTAACATCAAGAGTTTAGGCTCCATGATCCCCAAACTGGCTAAAATG CAACAGGCCAACCCAGGGAGGCCAAAAGAGCCCTTCATCTCTGATGTCATTTCCTACTACGTCCGCACCGGCCAGCAGCCTGTCTACTTCAGCATCTATTTCGTTAAG CTCACGTTCAAGGGCATGACCAAGGAGCCTGTTGAAGATGTGTTCCTCACCCACCTGGAGATGGAGTTTCCTGAGTTCAGACAGGTCTCGGCATCAGTCCGAG CAGATAAACCGAGGAGGAGCTCAGGGGAGTTTTTTGGAGCTGTTGTCTCCATGAATTACAAAAAG GTGACATTAAGCGGCAGAGACGTTGATAAAGGAATCTCTGTTAGGACGTCAGGCGCTCAGATCAACACTCTTCCCTCTAGTGAAGCAGAAG atcTGAACTGTTTGACTCTGACGATGAATGAATCTCCaaccaaaactaaaaacagcGGTGTG TCAAAGATTCGGGCCAGCAACATCAAGATTCGCACTTTGGAGAGTCGATCTTTCACCATCACACTGGACAGAGACTCTCAACGGACGTACAGAGACgtgcagag CATCGAGATCTCCCCGTGTCTTGATCCCGGATACTGCATCCAGAAAACCATCAGGTCCAAGTTCAGTCTGGGAGAGGACAAAAACGCAGGACTGAGCAAATACATGAGCAAAGAACTCCATCTACCAATCAACACGTTTGCTGGAATCATCAACTGA